The region CAAATCGCCTACATTATACACCATTAAAACCACTCGATCCACAGGAGGCACACCAGTGCGCTCCTTAAATTTTACTTGATGAAGCCTCAAAGTAGAACTGATGACATAACCTGGCATTTCTTTTTTTAAGATTCTTAAAAAGTTAAAAAAATTGGTCTTGGTACGATCGGTCCAATCACAATCAATCTGTATTTGTTTCACCGCGACTTTACCCGTCAAATGTTTATTTTGAATGCGTTTGATCTTCTCTGCCGTGTTTTTAGCTAGTTTATTTAAGTTCTTTCTACCTGCATCTTTATGTAGAAAAACCTCGTTGCGTATATAAACTACAGGGATAATTTCTTGAGCTATAATTTGTAACTCCTCATCAAACTGAATGGTTGCTATTGGAAATACACTATTGGCTCTTTGGTCCACTACTAAATCAAAAAAGCGCACATATTCTTTATAAGTACCACCATCTTTGATCAACTGATCTGTTTTCTCTGTAGGATGATAGGTGGTACTCCAGTGGTAAAAGGAGTAGTTGTCGCCTGTTTTTATATCTTTTTTACAAGAAATAAAAACCGCTGCAAAAAGAAAAAGTGGAATAATATGACGCATGTAGTAACCTTCAAAAGAAGGTATAAAGATACTATATTGATCCTATCACCACTCATTTATTATGAGGAGTCTGAGAATTATGAATCTGCAATTATCAACTGGTTTTCAACTGGTTTCCCTCTACTTAGCTAGCATTTACAAATACTTTGTACTGTATAGCAACCATTTTATCAAAGGTTTTAGAAACCGAACAATACTTTTCAAAGCTTAAGTCAGCAGCCCTTTGGGCTTTGTCTGGATCGATAGCTCCTTCCAAAAATACTTTTACATGCATTTCTTTAAAAGGTCTGGAGTCATCTAGTAAATAACGTTCTCCTTCTACTTCTACTTTATAACTGGTAATTTCTTGGCGTTGTTTTTTAAGGATGGAAATCATATCAATCGCACTACAAGAACCTACACCCATAAGCAATAATTCCATAGGACTTACTCCTTGAACGACCTCCATACCACTGTGGTCTATCATTACTTTATTACCTGACTTGCCTGTGGCTTCCATCAGGTAATCCTTGTTTTTTCTTTCTATGGTGATTTTCATATTTACTTATTTTCTAATTTCTTCAAGTTCAACTCATACAAGCAATCCAGTTTATAATCATACTCATAAAACAAACCAGTAAGTTTTGACTTTTTTGATAAGTAGCAAAGATATAGATTAGACAAGGTCTTTTGTTTCTTTTGACTCCCCTCCAGTTGGTGATCCATCAGCAACTCTTTGTAAACAGAATCTGGAAACACATCAGAAACTCCTTTTAAACTTACCATGTAATTAAAATCAGCATACTGCAAATCATGCTCAAAGCCATTCTTGAATTTTGATTGATCTAAAATAAAAGTGTCTTTTGAATTTTTCTTGATTTGGGTCCCTTTTAAGGTAAATACACCGCTTTTATCTTCTTCGACTATTACAAATAAACCCAAGTCGTCTTGAGCATCCATTTGAAAAAACACCCAAGGCTGGTCTTTAAAACCATAGAGAAAATAGGAGGGTATATATCTTTTATAGAATAAATCATAACTATTAGGAACAGCTTGCATCAAAGAACTAACATAACTTCCAGTATACCAGTACCGTAAATTACCTTTTACCATCATTAGGATCAATACTAATAATACAAAGGTTTTTATGTGATTTGTCGTTTTACGAATGCTTACTAATGGCAACTCCAGCACCTTCTTAATCTTTAAAAACTCTAAACGCTCCCAAAACTGTCTGGGTAAAAGAGCTGCGCTAAATGCAGTTCCTATAATTAAAAACGGACCTACTTGCACTAGCATACCTATTCCTATATGATACAGTACGATCATAATGGCTGCAATAAGCCTTAAATTCCTTTTAAAAGGCCATAGAATAAATATCGGAATTAAAAACTCCCACATCAAGGAGGCGTAAGTCAGCATTTGCGATATTTCCGGAAAGTCTCTAAGGATAAAGGCAAAGTTGGAAGCATAATATTCATCCTGCACAATCAATTCAATGGCACTACCTTCTGTCCATATAGGACCATTTTTAAGCATTGCACCTGTCAAGTAAATGAAAGCAATTTGTAAATAAAAACCATAAACTGCTAGTGGATGTATAGCTACTTCTTTGGTTTTACTTAAACTCCAAACGATTCCTGTAGGTAAAAAAATACTCCAAAAAACAGACACCAGTATCATAAAATGAAACCCGTTGAGCATGTAAAGGCTATTTATTACAATAAGACTGTAGCACAAAAACAATACTGGTTTAACCAGTTTATCAAAAAGACCAACGGTATAAAAAAGGGTGAGTAAAACGGATAAATAAACAAAAACAGTGAAGCCAGTTGTTCCCAAAGCCTCGATTAAACCAAATCCGTTACCAAAAAAAGAATTCAAGGTAGACTCTGGTCGCAAAGCGTCAGAAAAATAATATTTTTCTAAAAACAAAAGTTTGTAGAAAATTAGATCATATAGAACAGCAATACCAGTAAGTATCCTCCATAAAGCTAGTGACCTAAAGTCATAGGAAACTGTTCTGCTTTTTATATATTCCAACAGCTTTATAGGCATTTCATCTTTTAAAAAATTATAGAAATCATCATATCAAATCTACTCAACTCTAATTTTTATTTCAATAATCGAAATTATTCTTAGTTACTAATTTAAAAACAGTATCAGTTAAAATAAGTTGACCCCCTTCATAAGTATGAAATCGTTGTACTTTCCATAATTCTGCTTTTGAAATAATTTTATCAGGGTGCGCTTGCTTGTATTTATTTAGTTGTAATTCTAGCCATCCTTTTTGCGTGGAGACTGGAAAACGATCTTGATAGAATTTATAATAAACCCCAAAGGTAAACTCAGCTCCAAAATAAGAGGCAGTAGGTAGTGGTTCTATATGATAAGAACCATTAGTACTGCTCATATATAGCTTTTCTGATGTTCTTAATTCGAAAGGAGTTTTATTCTCATCATAACCGATAAACAAAAAATCACCCAAATCATCGTATATATTATTCGGAAAAAATTTCCAGGATTGATGCCAGAAACCAGTGAAAATACCAGGATCTGCTAACTGCTTTCCTATGGTGTATTTATATAAAGGAAGACTAGATAAAAAAGGACTCAAATAACTATTTTTACTCAAGTGGTATAAGTTACCGTGCAAGATAAATAGCATGGTTACTAAAATAAAAAACCTTTTAAAATTTTTCCAGCGAACCGAAAGTATGTCCAAACCTATAGAGTTTTGATACCTCCAACGATCAGGAAACACCTTCCAACTCCAGAAACTTTGAGGTAGTAAAAGCACTCCAAAAGCTAATCCTATAAGAAAAAAGGTGCCTACGTGCAGGAATAGGGCCATAATACCATGCAATAAAATAATAGATACTGCCGACCAGTATCTTGCTC is a window of Nonlabens sp. MB-3u-79 DNA encoding:
- a CDS encoding OsmC family protein; its protein translation is MKITIERKNKDYLMEATGKSGNKVMIDHSGMEVVQGVSPMELLLMGVGSCSAIDMISILKKQRQEITSYKVEVEGERYLLDDSRPFKEMHVKVFLEGAIDPDKAQRAADLSFEKYCSVSKTFDKMVAIQYKVFVNAS